The stretch of DNA TGAGTGGCTGTTTCTTCCAGCTCGCTCCCTTTGTTCAGTAGAGGTTTGGTATGTCATTTCTTGTATTGATTTAGGCGTTTCTTGAGGGTGACATATTTGGCTCATTGTATTGTTTGAGTGATTGTTGAGGTCTCTGTGGTTGTGGTTTTGCTCAATAAGAATGACAGAAATCGAAGTTCAAACTTTTTCCTCAAATACTTGTTGGTTAGATAATCAATAGAAATATGGTTCTGTAACCCCGAAGATTCACTTCGGGGTTAACTGGAGACATTGGTTTTTAAAATTGTGCATCAAACTTAAGGATTCAGAGTTTACTGTCTTACTGCCTAGTAATTAATTCTCCTGTTGATCGCTGGAATTTTTTTTTAAGATGCATTTCTTTTAGCTGCAAATTTGGTCAATCTTGATGAAATAACTATGGTAGCTGTTGATGATGGTCGCAAGCTTGAATGTAATCGTTTCTGTTTTCTTTGATCTTTATGGCTTTAGGGTTCGTTGAGTTTGTGTTTTTCTTGGTCAATGTTTTATAATAGCATAACAATCGATATTGGGCTACGATTTATTGAAATACAAATCCCCTTCTATGAACATAGATATATCTTTAGCTTAATAGCATTCTGTGACTATTTGTGATATTGCAGGGTTGCTTGCGACTAATTACCCAAGAAATACAAATATCACGGCGGAGAAGTCTCTCGCTCAAGGACCATCTTGTCCATGGATATTCTGGGATGTAGTCCAAATAAGGGTTGTTTATGTGTTGATGTTAACAAGAAACTATATTCTTCGCAATAGTTAAGATTCTAATGTACGGACTACTTTTCTATTTTCGGCTTCTTATTTCTGTTTTGCAATACAAAGTTCCAAGTATTACCATTTTCTTAGCACTACGTCTACGGGCAGATTCATCAGTTGCTGAATTGGTGCCAACATCGGTTTTGACCTATTTATTGTACATTTGGTCGTGACCCATGACCGCCCTTGAGTTTAAAGTGTAAATTATCAAATAGAGACGAACATAAACTAGCTATACCTATAAACTGTTTGCAAGTTCAAACGTTAGTTTGTCTTCATTATGACAGGCAGTCGGTTTATCACTAAAACGAATTCAAATACCACATGATAATACTCTAGTAGCGACAAGTTTTGAGGTTGTCCCTGAACAACTTGTTTTACCAAATTTTAACTTTAAAACGGAAATATCCTTTTTAAACAAGTATTCCTATCCCAAAATATGGCCCATTTGCCAGGCCTAGAGGGATGGATACTAGCGAATCGAGACTTGATATGGAGCTCTCAGTACCAAAACTAAGCTCGTGTCTTAATCGAGAAGAACTCTTGATACGAAAATGATTTTAACGAGTCTACAATATCCAAAATGACCGACCATACTACTACAAcgtaatcacaacaacaatcagcTGATACTTAAGCTACAAATGTAAGTCCTATCTTGATACCTGGACTGGAATCCAAACACACATTTCCTAAATTAGAAGTGCAAATAAGTAAAACCCTCGAGAAACGTACACCTCACTTCCTCTTCTTTACAGGTGGCTGCTcgtcttcatcatcctcttcctcatcctcctcgtcgtcatcatcatcgtccccATCCTCATcattgtcgtcatcatcatcatcatcatcacttcctcCATTACCATTGGCTTGGGCATCTTCCTCGGGATCTCCACCCtcatcgtcttcatcatcatctccaCCTTCTCCACCTGAgaaatcctcatcatcatcgtcatcttgaTCATCTGCAccatcctcatcatcttcatcatcgtcctCCGTGTCACTAGCATCCTTGTTCTCAGGACCTGGCTTTTCTACCTTGTGGAGCTCCTCTACAGGAAACCTGTATAGTAGCCAAGCAAACAACATCAACACCCTTTAACATACGGAGTATATAACAACGAAAATCTAATATACACGACAAGTATAAGATACCTGTTCTGGATAGCAGTCAGTTCCACACTCCCCAACAAAGCGCCAGTCTGAAACCGATTCAAAGTTTCCTTGTTAATTAAGATATTATACTCGGAGAAAAAAACACTGCAATTAACAACAAGCTCTACCATCCAACAAAGATACTAAAACTCTCTCGAAACCAAAAAAAGGTGGGACTACACATGTAATACTTCGTATAAAAGAAACTGTTACAAACTCGTTTCAATCCATGCCATTCTACTTGGTCAACTAGGATACTGATAAAGAAGGAGATTTGAGAGGAAAGTGTCTATCAAGAATAAACGGGGAGTTTCTATTACAAACTTTCAATTTGCCGTCAAATCCAGGGTAATGTACTGTTACAGAAACACGGAATGTATGCGAATCCTTGACAACCTCCACCATAAGTGGAAAAATCTGTGAAACCCCCACTCAAAAACACAGGCTATGAATAAAATGTTTCTTGCTAGTCCAAAACAACAGTAACTCGCAAGTCACAAGTTTAGTAAAGTTTAAATACATGCTATAATGACTGTCACCTTATAGGGCACAAGCTTTAAATCTACCAACCAAGGGAAACTTAAAGTGGATAAATGAATTGAGCTACCCCGTGACACCCGAGTGGTCAATGGTTCTAAACGAGACACTAGATCAAAAATTAGAGTCGAAGAAGAAAGAACAAGCACATACTCCAAAACTTCATAAGAGAGATGTTGTCCATTAAGAAACTCAGAAACGAAGCAGATATTGATACACTATACTACAAAAAATTTGAATTTCAAACCGGACCAATCCCAGACCTTAGCTATAAATTAAGCACTAAAAAAGTAAAAACAATCAAGTGAGAGCCAACAATTAAACACAAGTAGTTGGGACCATTAACTTTAGTATGATTAGCTGATTTTTAATGACATCTTTGGCAATTTTACAATCCAGGAAAACCAAAAGACACATGAATTTAAAACATTGCAATTTGGCAATCTTCAACCATTACGCACAAAGCAGATACTAACATTTACTCTTCGACAAATTACGCACAAAGCTGATACTAACATTCACCCTTCAACAAATTCAGTTCAGTTTCAAGACCCATTTTACACATGATGGTAAACTAATTTACATCCCCAATCTTAAGACTAATTGCCTACAAAAGGCTACTCAAAGGCTAGAAAACTGAACTAATATTACACCATCAAATAAATCAATAATTTATCAACAAGACGAAATTAACTTATACAATGGAAGAGACACAACAAGCAAAAAAACCCACAAAGTCACTCAAGAGCAGAACAATAAAACCCttcaggaaaaaaaaaatataaatactccctccgtctcagtcatttatttacttttgattaaaataacCCGCATAAATGACTGTAACGGAGGGAGGAAACCATCAACAAATCCACCAAAGGAGCAAACTTTAAACaaacaatgatatgaatgaaagaCAAAAGCAAAAACAGACTAAAACCCATCAAAAACAGAGAAAATTATAAAAACACAGTCAATGAAAAAGAAAGGAACCAACTTTAAGCAAATATTAGCACCATTAACTAAAAACACAGAGAAAATTCAacttatatatgaaaattaaagggAAAAAAAGCTGTATAAAGAAGATAAGAGGTAAATAAATGAAACAATACCAAAAGAAAGAGGCAAGCAAGAGATTTCCCAGCAAGCAAAAGGGAGTCTAGAGCACAGTAAGTCACAAGTTTTTGCATTTGTTGAGAGCTGTTTAACTCAACCTCCATTGTTGTAAACCCTGCACACttaaaatatgggaaaatgagAAAAATAAGAAGGAATATGCCAAAAAAAACAAGGAAAGTGAAAAGAAAAaggggaaattagggttttgaaaaagGAAAGACCTGGAGAGGAGAGAGATGCCACAATGTTTGGaatagagagagagaaagagggaATGATTTCAAGTTTCAACTCCAAGTGTGGACTGTGGAATGCACAACACACACCCCTAATACTGTGGAAGTTTAGGGTTTTGTTGTTGGACTATAGGTTACATTTGGATTAGGAGGTTAGGGGCTTAGGGCCTTCTTTAACtatgtttttttttatcaaataagCAACAAGGTAGTACAAATAAAACTTGATAAACGGGTCATTTTAGTTGGGTCCGAGTTGGGTTAATTTCGGTCTGTCGTACGTTTGGATTTAGTTCGATTTGAGTCTGGGTTTAGGTCTGTATCGGGTATGTTGTTGCGGGTTATTTCGAATCGAGTTAGTTCGAGTCAGTGGTTAAATTACCTATTTATGAATTATGTTTGATAACTGATTTTTCATTTTAAAGTAGATACTACTACGAGTaatcatttcaaatcattttagGACCATTCGAGGTGTGTATAGTCAGTTCATTTTCTAATCCGCTCATTTTGGGTTAGCAAAGCTCGGGTCAAGTCAATTTTCAGTTTGGTGTTATTCAAGTTCTGCAATCCAGGTCAAATATGGGTCGAGTTGTATGGTCATTCGAGTTCTCCAGTTAGTGGTGTTGCATTTACAGATCGGGTTGGGTAATTTAAGTTTCTGCAATTTGGGTCGTTTTCTTTGTCAATTGTAAcaacccccatataccaaggtgccttaccaagaccacctagcgcatgagaatgctaccatctcagttacccgagaaATAGTAATCAAAGTACATccagaaacgtactttaagtaaataagtttaaagtgattacatcaaaaccaactgtcAAATAAGATACaattgttccaaaaccaaaatccaactaaagtaacaaatgttATGACCAA from Silene latifolia isolate original U9 population chromosome 10, ASM4854445v1, whole genome shotgun sequence encodes:
- the LOC141606103 gene encoding uncharacterized protein LOC141606103, which translates into the protein MEVELNSSQQMQKLVTYCALDSLLLAGKSLACLFLLTGALLGSVELTAIQNRFPVEELHKVEKPGPENKDASDTEDDDEDDEDGADDQDDDDDEDFSGGEGGDDDEDDEGGDPEEDAQANGNGGSDDDDDDDDNDEDGDDDDDDEEDEEEDDEDEQPPVKKRK